CGTTCGAAGTGGTAAAAAAATTCCATAAACTCCTGGAAAACACCATACAAAAAAGGCCTGACAACTGGCTTTGGTCCCACAAAAGATGGAAATACAAATCTGTTTTGCTGGAAAAAGGTTATAAAGAACAATGAAACTCGCCATCGCCATACTGAACTGGAACGGGAAACACTGGCTGGAAAAATTCCTGCCGGGCGTCATTCAGCATTCACAGGATGCAGAAATTTATGTGATTGATAATGCCTCTACAGACCATTCCGCTGACTTTCTAAAGCAGAACTTTCCTTCGGTTAAAATTATCGTTAATGATAAAAACAACGGTTTTGCCGGCGGGTACAGTGATGGTTTAAGGAAAATTGACGCAGATATTTACTGCCTTCTGAATTCAGATATTGAAGTCACTGAAAACTGGACCAAACCCATACTCGAACTTTTTGAAAAGGATGTAAACATTGCGGCCATACAGCCCAAAATCCTCTCATTCAAAAATGATAAATTCTTTGAATTTGCAGGCGCTGCAGGAGGCCTCATCGATAATTTGGGATACCCTTACTGTCGCGGACGTGTTTTTGATGAATGCGAAGAAGATAAAGGCCAGTACGACGACGAAACTGAGATCTTCTGGGCTTCGGGATGCGCATTATTCATCAGGAGTAAAGATTTTTGGGAGCAAAACGGTTTTGATGAACGTTTTTTTGCACACCAGGAAGAAATTGATCTGTGCTGGCGACTGCGAAATTATGGCCGGAAGATTTTTTACACCTATAAATCAAAAGTTTATCATGTAGGCGGCGGAACGCTGAGCAAACAGAACCCACAGAAAACGTTCCTTAATTTCCGCAACAATCTCTCGATGATGCTGAAAAACCTACCCTTCCCAAAACTTCTTTGGCTGATTTTCTTCCGGCTTTGCCTGGACGGAATTGCCGGAATCCGTTTCGGTTTAAAGGACGGCTTTCCTCATCTTTGGGCTGTGGTCCGGGCTCATTTCGGATTTTATGCACAGGCTGCCGAGACCTGGAAACGCAGGGGAAAACAGCAAATGAAAAATTATTATCAAACAAAGTGGCTGATCTTCAAGCACTTTTTGTAGAATCCAGATAGTGCTCTATTTTATCCCTTGGAATTAAATCCAGAATCTTCTTAACATCAATGATCCGGTGTTCATTTAAGATACTTTCAACCGCTTTTTCTGCATCTGAATAGTTCACCAAACGTTCCAAAAGACCGTAAACATTGACCATTTTTTTGTGCGTATTTTCGGCATCTCCGCCAAACCAAGATCCGTTGAAGTGGTGGCTTACATAATTTTTCGGCAGATCCTGAGAAAAATAAACTGACGGATAGAGTGTCACACCGTGTTTCAGCCTTTGAACCGTATCACTGTAGCGGTCGGCACCATATTCTTTCTCCAGCATTTCCGAGAAAATATCCGTGTTGATTCTTTCGACAAAATGTTCCTGCTGATTATAATATTCCATGAAATCCTTCGAAAGCTGATGTTTCGGCTCTGCCATCCAGAAAGCGGAATACGGAACGCCTTTCACCTCGAAACCGCAAACGGCTTTTTCATTTAAAAATTCGTCCAGCGGAAGTTTCAGTTCCATATCGGTATCCATATAAATTCCGCCGTGCTCATACATCACTTTGCTGCGGACATAATCGGATACAAACGCCCATTTCCCCTGCGCAAAAGCCTCGCGAACATAATTATTATCGTCGAGCGGTGAATTGCTTTCATTCCATTCCACGATTTCAAAACCGGGATGAATTTTTTTCCAGGATGCGATGCAGTGTTCCGCGAGTTCATGTTTTGGGTGGCCGCCAAACCAGCAATAATGTATTTTTTTTGGAATCATATTAAGTCTTTAACGTTAAAAATAAATGAAGTCTTGGAATTGTGCTTCAAACGGTTTGTTTTGTGTCAATTTAAAAAAGTTCGCCAAACAGCATTTTTCAAAAATACTGGCAGTAAGACATTAATTCATTATTTTTATCTCTCTAAAAATTTCAAAATTTCAAGATGATGAAACGCTACATTTGGGCATATTTCCTCCTTTTTTCATTTTCATTAAATATTATGGCACAGCA
The sequence above is a segment of the Chryseobacterium taklimakanense genome. Coding sequences within it:
- a CDS encoding glycosyltransferase family 32 protein, coding for MIPKKIHYCWFGGHPKHELAEHCIASWKKIHPGFEIVEWNESNSPLDDNNYVREAFAQGKWAFVSDYVRSKVMYEHGGIYMDTDMELKLPLDEFLNEKAVCGFEVKGVPYSAFWMAEPKHQLSKDFMEYYNQQEHFVERINTDIFSEMLEKEYGADRYSDTVQRLKHGVTLYPSVYFSQDLPKNYVSHHFNGSWFGGDAENTHKKMVNVYGLLERLVNYSDAEKAVESILNEHRIIDVKKILDLIPRDKIEHYLDSTKSA
- a CDS encoding glycosyltransferase family 2 protein, whose protein sequence is MKLAIAILNWNGKHWLEKFLPGVIQHSQDAEIYVIDNASTDHSADFLKQNFPSVKIIVNDKNNGFAGGYSDGLRKIDADIYCLLNSDIEVTENWTKPILELFEKDVNIAAIQPKILSFKNDKFFEFAGAAGGLIDNLGYPYCRGRVFDECEEDKGQYDDETEIFWASGCALFIRSKDFWEQNGFDERFFAHQEEIDLCWRLRNYGRKIFYTYKSKVYHVGGGTLSKQNPQKTFLNFRNNLSMMLKNLPFPKLLWLIFFRLCLDGIAGIRFGLKDGFPHLWAVVRAHFGFYAQAAETWKRRGKQQMKNYYQTKWLIFKHFL